TCCGCCAGCATCTCGGCGCTGAACGCCAGATAGCGGCGCAGGTCGTTCAGGAAATACTCGGTGGTCGCGGCCAGCTTGGATGCGTAGGCGCGGTTGTCTTCCTGCGCGTTATGCAGCAGCAGGTCGCGCTGCACGAGATAGCTGGCGTGCAGGCCGCCCGCCAGCACCAGCATGATCGACAGCAGGCTGATCCAGAGGATGAGGCGCCGCAGGTCGATGCGGATCATGGCGCCGTTCTTCAATAGGGGGCGTGGTCCGGAGGCGGGACGCCGGCCAGCGCGTCCCAGGAGCACATGGCCTGCCGCGCCACGGCCTGCAGCGTCTTGCGGCTGGCGCCGTCGCGCGCCTGGATGGACATGCCGTGCAGCACCGTGGTGTAGAACGCGGCCAGTCCTTTCAAGTCCGCGTCGTCAGGCAGTTCGCCGCCGGCCGCGCCCTGGTTCAGCCGCGCCAGGATGCGGGCCTGCATCTCGCGCCGGCCTTCACACAGGAACTCGCCGATGCCGGGCGGGCTGACCGTGCCCGCCGGCGCGCCCAGCACGATCATGCAACCGGGAGGCAGGCCGGGCGTGGTGAAACGCTCGGCCGCTGCCAGCAGCATGCCCTGCATGGCGTCGCGGGCGCTGGGCGCGTTCTGCAGCGCCTGGCGCGCGGCGCCGCCGTCGGTCTGGCGGTACAGCTCGACGGCCTCGCGGAACAGCGCTTCCTTCGAGCCGAACGCGCCATAGAGACTGGGCGAGTTGATGCCCATCGCCGCCGTGAGGTCGGTCAGCGATGCGCCTTCATATCCTTTCGACCAGAAGACCTCCATGGCCTTGCGCAAGGCCTGGTCGCGGTCGAAGTTGCGGGGGCGTCCTCGTTCTGCCATGCGTGTGATTTTAAGCTGGCGCAGTATTTTGTGTTGATCGATAAGAAAATCATTGACGCCGCCGAGGCGGGGCGGCGATGATATTTGTATTAATCACTACAAATTAAGGTGTCTCCATGCGAAATCTCCAGGGCAAAGTGGCGTTCGTGACCGGCGGCAGCCGCGGCATCGGCGCCGCCATCGTCCGGCGGCTGGCGGCCGACGGCGCGGACGTGGCCTTCACCTATGTCAGCGCATCGTCGGCCGGCAAGGCCGGCGAATTGGTCGCCGAAATCCAGGCCGGCGGCGGCAGGGCGCTGGCCATCCAGGCGGATGCGGCAGACGCGGATCAGCTGCGCCGCGCCGCCGAACGAGCGCTGGATGAGCTGGGGCCGGTCGACGTGCTGGTCAATAACGCCGGCGTGTTCATCGCCGGCGATCTGGCGCAGGCCAGCCTGGACGACTACGAGCGCACCATGGCCGTCAACGTCCGCGCGCCCTTCGTCGCCGTGCAGGCGCTGCAGCCGTCCATGCCCAACGGCGGCCGCATTATCAACATCGGCAGTTGCCTGGCCGAGCGCGCCGGCCGCGCCGGCGTGACGATCTATGCCGCCAGCAAGTCCGCCTTGCTCGGCCTGACGCGCGGGCTGGCGCGCGACCTGGGACCGCGCGGCATCACCGTCAATGTGGTGCACCCGGGGCCGATCGACACCGACATGAACCCGGCCGACGGCGAGCGCGCCGGCGACATGGTGGCGGTGCTGTCCTTGCCGCACTATGGTGAAACCCGGGACATCGCCGGTATGGTCGCCTTCCTGGCCGGCCCTGATGGGCGCTATGTCACGGGCGCGAGCCTCGCGGTGGACGGGGGATTCGCGGCCTGAGAGGAAATTTTCTTGGGAGCGACTTGCACGATTCAAAAAAGCTCTCTATAATCTTTCTTCTTCGCTACTCACACATCAGCGACAGCGAATCGCAGCAGAAACCGCAAGGGGCTGAGTGATTGATGAGTGAGTTTGCGTCGGGCTGTTAGCTCAGTTGGTAGAGCAGCGGACTCTTAATCCGTAGGTCGAGTGTTCGAGCCACTCACAGCCCACCAGAATACCGAAGGCCGTTGACGAATCCGTCAACGGCCTTTTTGTTTTCGCGGCCTACCCAGGCTGGCGTAGCCTGCGCCACCCGTCAGCATTCCCACCTATACCCCCACGTTCATTTCCGGCATTTCAACCGTCACGGTCAACGTCGTCGGCAATGGCAATGGCAATTGCGACGATGGGGGCTGCCGCTATTCCCACAGCGGGCGTGCATGGGCGTGACAGAGGGCCGCATTGGCCCGGGACAAGCGCCTGTCATATTCATCGTCCAGAATCGGGCGGGACAGGTATGTGCCTGCAAGACAACAGCGCGCCCGGCGCGCCATGGGGGGCTACATGGATAACGCACTCGAACGCGACGGCGTGGCCGCGCTGGAGCGGCAACTGCGCCTGCAGGCGGATCTGATCGACAGCCTGGACGAAGAGCTGGAGCTGGAACTGGACGATCGCCGGCTGGACGGCGAAGATACCTCCGACGAAGACTGGCGCGCCAATCGCCAGCGCTATTTCCGTGAACTGCTGCGCCTGCAGGGCGAGCTGGTCAAGCTGCAGGACTGGGTGGTGCACTCCGGCCATCGCCTGGTCGTGCTGTTCGAGGGGCGCGATGCCGCCGGCAAGGGCGGCGTCATCAAGCGCATCACGCAGCGCCTGAATCCGCGCGTATGCCGCGTGGCCGCGCTACCGGCGCCGACCTCGCGCGAGCGCACGCAATGGTACTTCCAGCGCTATTCGGCGCATCTGCCCGCCGCGGGCGAGATCGTGCTGTTCGACCGCAGTTGGTACAACCGCGCGGGCGTGGAACGGGTCATGGGCTTTTGTAATGATGCCGAGTACGAGGAGTTCTTCCGCTCCGCGCCCGAGTTCGAGAAGATGCTGGCCCGCAGTGGCATCCAGATCATCAAGTACTGGTTCTCGGTGTCGGACAACGAACAGGAAGCCCGCTTCGAGAGCCGCATCAACGATCCGCTCAAGCAATGGAAGCTGAGCCCGATGGACCTGGAGAGCCGCCGCCGCTGGGAGGCATACACGCAGGCCAAGGAAGTCATGCTGGAGCGCACTCACATCCCTGAGTCGCACTGGTGGATCGTGCGGGCCGACGACAAGAAAAAGGCCCGCCTGAACTGCATCACCCACCTGCTGGACCAGGTGCCCTATCTGCCGGTGGATCACCCGGAAGTGCAGTTGCCGGAGCGCGTGCATCACGAGGACTACCTGCGCCATCCCGTGCCCGAGCACATGTTCGTGCCTGACCGCTATTGAACTGGCCGGCGCCTGTCTTCCGACTGTCACATTCCGGCGTCACCATCCCGATCCCAGGGCGGGCCGCAACGGCCCGCCATCGCTACGCCATGAGCGCGGATCATGATGACGACATCGACGGCAGCCGGCTATGAATCCGACATCTCGGGCCTGATCTGCGCCTTCCGATTCACGCCGGACGGTCCCGGCGCCGAACTCGATTCGCAGGCGCTGGAGCAGCGGCTGGCGGATAGCGCGAGCGAATCGGAAGAGGGCGATTTCCTCTGGCTGCACATGAACCTGTCCCAGGCCGGTTGCGTGCGCTGGCTGCGGGCGCATCTGGAACTGCCGGATGCCTTCATCGCCATGCTGGGCGAGGCGGCCCATTCGACGCGCATCGAGCAGCAGGAGCGCGCGCTGGTCGCCGTGTTCAACGACGTGATCTTCGATTTCGAGCGCACGCCGGCCCAGGTGGCCACGCTGTGGGTCTGCGCGAGGCGCAAGCTGCTGGTCACGCTGCGCCACAAGCCGTTGCGCTCGCTGGACCGGCTGCGCGAGCATGTGCGCCGGGGCGAGCGCTTCCGTTCTCCGGCCGAGCTGCTGGCGCACCTGATGCGGGATCAGGCCGACCTGATGACCGAGATCGTGCGCAAGGCCAGCCTGGATGTGGACGGGATCGAGGACCGCTTCCTGGCCGCGCATGCGGGACCGGCGCGGGTGGACCTGGCGGCAACGCGCCGGGTGCTGGTGCGGTTGCAGCGCACGCTGGCCCCCGA
The Achromobacter sp. AONIH1 DNA segment above includes these coding regions:
- a CDS encoding 3-oxoacyl-ACP reductase family protein produces the protein MRNLQGKVAFVTGGSRGIGAAIVRRLAADGADVAFTYVSASSAGKAGELVAEIQAGGGRALAIQADAADADQLRRAAERALDELGPVDVLVNNAGVFIAGDLAQASLDDYERTMAVNVRAPFVAVQALQPSMPNGGRIINIGSCLAERAGRAGVTIYAASKSALLGLTRGLARDLGPRGITVNVVHPGPIDTDMNPADGERAGDMVAVLSLPHYGETRDIAGMVAFLAGPDGRYVTGASLAVDGGFAA
- the ppk2 gene encoding polyphosphate kinase 2, with amino-acid sequence MDNALERDGVAALERQLRLQADLIDSLDEELELELDDRRLDGEDTSDEDWRANRQRYFRELLRLQGELVKLQDWVVHSGHRLVVLFEGRDAAGKGGVIKRITQRLNPRVCRVAALPAPTSRERTQWYFQRYSAHLPAAGEIVLFDRSWYNRAGVERVMGFCNDAEYEEFFRSAPEFEKMLARSGIQIIKYWFSVSDNEQEARFESRINDPLKQWKLSPMDLESRRRWEAYTQAKEVMLERTHIPESHWWIVRADDKKKARLNCITHLLDQVPYLPVDHPEVQLPERVHHEDYLRHPVPEHMFVPDRY
- a CDS encoding transporter gives rise to the protein MMTTSTAAGYESDISGLICAFRFTPDGPGAELDSQALEQRLADSASESEEGDFLWLHMNLSQAGCVRWLRAHLELPDAFIAMLGEAAHSTRIEQQERALVAVFNDVIFDFERTPAQVATLWVCARRKLLVTLRHKPLRSLDRLREHVRRGERFRSPAELLAHLMRDQADLMTEIVRKASLDVDGIEDRFLAAHAGPARVDLAATRRVLVRLQRTLAPEPGSVFRLLARPPAWLQPRDVQELRESTEEFSVVLGDMAGLIERIRLLQEEIAARLQEQNNRTLFTLTLVTVLALPINIMAGLFGMNVGGIPLAEDRGGFWIICALVAVFTAAVAWVAHRRRLR
- a CDS encoding TetR/AcrR family transcriptional regulator; this encodes MAERGRPRNFDRDQALRKAMEVFWSKGYEGASLTDLTAAMGINSPSLYGAFGSKEALFREAVELYRQTDGGAARQALQNAPSARDAMQGMLLAAAERFTTPGLPPGCMIVLGAPAGTVSPPGIGEFLCEGRREMQARILARLNQGAAGGELPDDADLKGLAAFYTTVLHGMSIQARDGASRKTLQAVARQAMCSWDALAGVPPPDHAPY